A section of the Onychomys torridus unplaced genomic scaffold, mOncTor1.1, whole genome shotgun sequence genome encodes:
- the LOC118575807 gene encoding transducin-like enhancer protein 2 isoform X8, with translation MMFPQSRHSGSSHLPQQLKFTTSDSCDRIKDEFQLLQAQYHSLKLECDKLASEKSEMQRHYVMYYEMSYGLNIEMHKQAEIVKRLNGICAQVLPYLSQEHQQQVLQAVDRAKQVTVGELNSLLGQQNQLQPLSHAPPAPLTPRPAGLVGAGASGLLALSGALAAQAQLAAAAKEDRVGVDAEGARVDRAASRSASPSPPESLVEEEHPSGRGGNGKQQRAEDRDLSGPYESDEDKSDYNLVVDEDQPSEPPSPATTPCGKAPLCIPARRDLADSPASLASSLGSPLPRSKDLALNDLPTGTPASRSCGPSPPQDASTPGPSSAGHLCQLAAQPAPSTDSIALRSPLTLSSPFTSSFSLGSHSTLNGDLSMPSSYVSLHLSPQVSSSVVYGRSPLMAFESHPHLRGSSISLPGIPGAKPAYSFHVSADGQMQPVPFPSDALVGTGIPRHARQLHTLAHGEVVCAVTISGSTQHVYTGGKGCVKVWDVGQPGSKTPVAQLDCLNRDNYIRSCKLLPDGQSLIVGGEASTLSIWDLAAPTPRIKAELTSSAPACYALAVSPDAKVCFSCCSDGNIVVWDLQNQAMVRQFQGHTDGASCIDISDYGTRLWTGGLDNTVRCWDLREGRQLQQHDFSSQIFSLGHCPNQDWLAVGMESSHVEVLHVRKPEKYQLRLHESCVLSLKFASCGRWFVSTGKDNLLNAWRTPYGASIFQSKESSSVLSCDISRNNKYIVTGSGDKKATVYEVVY, from the exons ATGATGTTTCCGCAAAGCCGGCACTCG ggctcctcccacctcccccagcaGCTCAAGTTCACCACCTCCGACTCCTGCGACCGCATCAAAGACGAGTTTCAGCTGCTGCAAGCTCAGTACCACAG CCTGAAGCTGGAGTGTGACAAGCTGGCCAGTGAGAAGTCAGAGATGCAGCGGCATTACGTCATG TACTACGAGATGTCTTACGGACTGAACATCGAGATGCACAAACAG GCTGAAATCGTGAAGAGGCTGAATGGGATCTGTGCCCAGGTCCTGCCCTATTTATCACAGGAG CATCAGCAGCAGGTTCTCCAGGCCGTGGACCGAGCCAAGCAGGTGACCGTGGGGGAACTGAACAGCCTCCTGGGG CAGCAGAATCAGCTGCAGCCGCTGTCTCACGCCCCCCCTGCACCTCTCACCCCGCGCCCAGCCGGCCTGGTGGGCGCTGGGGCCTCGGGGCTGCTGGCCCTGTCCGGGGCGCTGGCTGCGCAGGCCCAGCTGGCGGCGGCGGCCAAGGAAGACCGCGTGGGTGTGGACGCGGAGGGGGCCAGAG TGGACAGGGCGGCGAGCAGG AGTGCTTCCCCATCCCCTCCGGAGAGTCTGGTGGAAGAGGAGCATCCTAGCGGCCGAGGTGGCAATGGGAAGCAGCAGAGAGCAGAAGACAGGGATCTCTCAGGACCTTAT GAAAGCGATGAAGACAAAAGTGATTATAACCTGGTGGTGGATGAG GACCAACCCTCAGAGCCGCCCAGCCCTGCGACCACCCCCTGTGGAAAGGCGCCCCTCTGCATTCCTGCCCGCAGGGACCTCGCCGACAGCCCAGCCTCCTTGGCCTCCAGTTTGGGCTCACCACTCCCCAGAAGCAAAGACCTAGCCCTG AATGACCTCCCCACAGGCACCCCTGCCTCCAGGTCTTGtggtccctccccaccccaggacGCGTCCACCCCAGGGCCCAGCTCTGCCGGTCACCTCTGTCAGCTGGCGGCTCAGCCGGCACCATCCACAGACAGCATTG CCCTGAGGAGTCCCCTGACCCTGTCCAGCCCCTTCACCTCGTCCTTCAGCCTGGGCTCCCACAGCACCCTCAACGGGGACCTCTCCATGCCCAGCTCCTATGTCAGCCTCCACCTGTCCCCCCAGGTCAGCAGCTCTGTCGTGTACGGACGCTCACCCCTG ATGGCATTTGAGTCACACCCGCATCTCCGAGGCTCATCCATCTCCTTGCCTGGCATTCCCGGGGCGAAGCC GGCCTACTCCTTCCACGTGTCTGCGGACGGCCAGATGCAGCCTGTGCCCTTCCCATCGGATGCGTTGGTGGGCACGGGCATCCCCCGCCACGCGCGGCAGCTGCACACGCTGGCCCACGGTGAGGTGGTGTGCGCCGTCACCATCAGTGGCTCCACACAGCACGTGTACACGGGCGGCAAAGGTTGCGTGAAGGTGTGGGACGTGGGCCAGCCGGGGAGCAAGACACCAGTGGCTCAGCTGGACTGCCTG AACCGCGACAACTACATCCGCTCCTGCAAGCTGCTGCCGGACGGGCAGAGTCTGATTGTGGGCGGTGAAGCCAGCACCCTGTCCATCTGGGACCTGGCAGCACCCACACCGCGCATCAAGGCGGAGCTGACCTCGTCCGCCCCGGCCTGCTATGCGCTGGCCGTCAGCCCCGACGCCAAGGTCTGCTTCTCCTGCTGCAGCGATGGCAACATCGTGGTGTGGGACCTGCAGAACCAGGCTATGGTCAG GCAATTCCAGGGCCACACGGACGGGGCCAGCTGCATAGACATATCGGACTACGGGACCCGGCTGTGGACTGGGGGCCTGGACAACACTGTGCGCTGCTGGGACCTGCGTGAGGGCCGCCAGCTTCAGCAACATGACTTCAGCTCCCAG ATTTTCTCCCTGGGCCACTGCCCCAACCAGGACTGGCTGGCCGTTGGAATGGAGAGCAGTCACGTGGAGGTCCTGCACGTGCGCAAACCGGAGAAGTACCAGCTCCGCCTCCACGAGAGCTGCGTCCTGTCACTCAAATTCGCTTCCTGTG GACGCTGGTTTGTGAGTACAGGCAAGGACAACTTGCTCAACGCCTGGAGGACACCCTATGGGGCCAGCATTTTTCAG TCCAAAGAGTCTTCCTCCGTGTTGAGCTGCGACATCTCCAGGAATAATAAATACATCGTGACAGGCTCAGGGGACAAGAAGGCCACTGTGTATGAGGTGGTGTACTGA
- the LOC118575807 gene encoding transducin-like enhancer protein 2 isoform X4, with the protein MYPQGRHPTPLQSGQPFKFSVLEICDRIKEEFQFLQAQYHSLKLECEKLASEKTEMQRHYVMYYEMSYGLNIEMHKQAEIVKRLSAICAQMVPFLTQEHQQQVLQAVDRAKQQNQLQPLSHAPPAPLTPRPAGLVGAGASGLLALSGALAAQAQLAAAAKEDRVGVDAEGARVDRAASRSASPSPPESLVEEEHPSGRGGNGKQQRAEDRDLSGPYESDEDKSDYNLVVDEDQPSEPPSPATTPCGKAPLCIPARRDLADSPASLASSLGSPLPRSKDLALNDLPTGTPASRSCGPSPPQDASTPGPSSAGHLCQLAAQPAPSTDSIALRSPLTLSSPFTSSFSLGSHSTLNGDLSMPSSYVSLHLSPQVSSSVVYGRSPLMAFESHPHLRGSSISLPGIPGAKPAYSFHVSADGQMQPVPFPSDALVGTGIPRHARQLHTLAHGEVVCAVTISGSTQHVYTGGKGCVKVWDVGQPGSKTPVAQLDCLNRDNYIRSCKLLPDGQSLIVGGEASTLSIWDLAAPTPRIKAELTSSAPACYALAVSPDAKVCFSCCSDGNIVVWDLQNQAMVRQFQGHTDGASCIDISDYGTRLWTGGLDNTVRCWDLREGRQLQQHDFSSQIFSLGHCPNQDWLAVGMESSHVEVLHVRKPEKYQLRLHESCVLSLKFASCGRWFVSTGKDNLLNAWRTPYGASIFQSKESSSVLSCDISRNNKYIVTGSGDKKATVYEVVY; encoded by the exons ATGTACCCCCAGGGAAGGCACCCG ACCCCGCTGCAGTCCGGCCAGCCTTTCAAGTTCTCAGTCCTGGAAATCTGTGACCGGATCAAAGAGGAATTCCAGTTTCTCCAAGCTCAATACCACAG CCTCAAGCTGGAGTGTGAGAAGCTGGCCAGCGAGAAGACAGAGATGCAGAGGCATTACGTGATG TACTACGAGATGTCCTACGGCCTCAACATTGAAATGCATAAACAG GCTGAAATTGTGAAACGGCTCAGTGCGATCTGTGCCCAGATG GTCCCGTTCCTCACACAGGAG CATCAGCAGCAGGTTCTCCAGGCCGTGGACCGAGCCAAGCAG CAGAATCAGCTGCAGCCGCTGTCTCACGCCCCCCCTGCACCTCTCACCCCGCGCCCAGCCGGCCTGGTGGGCGCTGGGGCCTCGGGGCTGCTGGCCCTGTCCGGGGCGCTGGCTGCGCAGGCCCAGCTGGCGGCGGCGGCCAAGGAAGACCGCGTGGGTGTGGACGCGGAGGGGGCCAGAG TGGACAGGGCGGCGAGCAGG AGTGCTTCCCCATCCCCTCCGGAGAGTCTGGTGGAAGAGGAGCATCCTAGCGGCCGAGGTGGCAATGGGAAGCAGCAGAGAGCAGAAGACAGGGATCTCTCAGGACCTTAT GAAAGCGATGAAGACAAAAGTGATTATAACCTGGTGGTGGATGAG GACCAACCCTCAGAGCCGCCCAGCCCTGCGACCACCCCCTGTGGAAAGGCGCCCCTCTGCATTCCTGCCCGCAGGGACCTCGCCGACAGCCCAGCCTCCTTGGCCTCCAGTTTGGGCTCACCACTCCCCAGAAGCAAAGACCTAGCCCTG AATGACCTCCCCACAGGCACCCCTGCCTCCAGGTCTTGtggtccctccccaccccaggacGCGTCCACCCCAGGGCCCAGCTCTGCCGGTCACCTCTGTCAGCTGGCGGCTCAGCCGGCACCATCCACAGACAGCATTG CCCTGAGGAGTCCCCTGACCCTGTCCAGCCCCTTCACCTCGTCCTTCAGCCTGGGCTCCCACAGCACCCTCAACGGGGACCTCTCCATGCCCAGCTCCTATGTCAGCCTCCACCTGTCCCCCCAGGTCAGCAGCTCTGTCGTGTACGGACGCTCACCCCTG ATGGCATTTGAGTCACACCCGCATCTCCGAGGCTCATCCATCTCCTTGCCTGGCATTCCCGGGGCGAAGCC GGCCTACTCCTTCCACGTGTCTGCGGACGGCCAGATGCAGCCTGTGCCCTTCCCATCGGATGCGTTGGTGGGCACGGGCATCCCCCGCCACGCGCGGCAGCTGCACACGCTGGCCCACGGTGAGGTGGTGTGCGCCGTCACCATCAGTGGCTCCACACAGCACGTGTACACGGGCGGCAAAGGTTGCGTGAAGGTGTGGGACGTGGGCCAGCCGGGGAGCAAGACACCAGTGGCTCAGCTGGACTGCCTG AACCGCGACAACTACATCCGCTCCTGCAAGCTGCTGCCGGACGGGCAGAGTCTGATTGTGGGCGGTGAAGCCAGCACCCTGTCCATCTGGGACCTGGCAGCACCCACACCGCGCATCAAGGCGGAGCTGACCTCGTCCGCCCCGGCCTGCTATGCGCTGGCCGTCAGCCCCGACGCCAAGGTCTGCTTCTCCTGCTGCAGCGATGGCAACATCGTGGTGTGGGACCTGCAGAACCAGGCTATGGTCAG GCAATTCCAGGGCCACACGGACGGGGCCAGCTGCATAGACATATCGGACTACGGGACCCGGCTGTGGACTGGGGGCCTGGACAACACTGTGCGCTGCTGGGACCTGCGTGAGGGCCGCCAGCTTCAGCAACATGACTTCAGCTCCCAG ATTTTCTCCCTGGGCCACTGCCCCAACCAGGACTGGCTGGCCGTTGGAATGGAGAGCAGTCACGTGGAGGTCCTGCACGTGCGCAAACCGGAGAAGTACCAGCTCCGCCTCCACGAGAGCTGCGTCCTGTCACTCAAATTCGCTTCCTGTG GACGCTGGTTTGTGAGTACAGGCAAGGACAACTTGCTCAACGCCTGGAGGACACCCTATGGGGCCAGCATTTTTCAG TCCAAAGAGTCTTCCTCCGTGTTGAGCTGCGACATCTCCAGGAATAATAAATACATCGTGACAGGCTCAGGGGACAAGAAGGCCACTGTGTATGAGGTGGTGTACTGA
- the LOC118575807 gene encoding transducin-like enhancer protein 2 isoform X3 yields MYPQGRHPTPLQSGQPFKFSVLEICDRIKEEFQFLQAQYHSLKLECEKLASEKTEMQRHYVMYYEMSYGLNIEMHKQAEIVKRLSAICAQMVPFLTQEHQQQVLQAVDRAKQQQNQLQPLSHAPPAPLTPRPAGLVGAGASGLLALSGALAAQAQLAAAAKEDRVGVDAEGARVDRAASRSASPSPPESLVEEEHPSGRGGNGKQQRAEDRDLSGPYESDEDKSDYNLVVDEDQPSEPPSPATTPCGKAPLCIPARRDLADSPASLASSLGSPLPRSKDLALNDLPTGTPASRSCGPSPPQDASTPGPSSAGHLCQLAAQPAPSTDSIALRSPLTLSSPFTSSFSLGSHSTLNGDLSMPSSYVSLHLSPQVSSSVVYGRSPLMAFESHPHLRGSSISLPGIPGAKPAYSFHVSADGQMQPVPFPSDALVGTGIPRHARQLHTLAHGEVVCAVTISGSTQHVYTGGKGCVKVWDVGQPGSKTPVAQLDCLNRDNYIRSCKLLPDGQSLIVGGEASTLSIWDLAAPTPRIKAELTSSAPACYALAVSPDAKVCFSCCSDGNIVVWDLQNQAMVRQFQGHTDGASCIDISDYGTRLWTGGLDNTVRCWDLREGRQLQQHDFSSQIFSLGHCPNQDWLAVGMESSHVEVLHVRKPEKYQLRLHESCVLSLKFASCGRWFVSTGKDNLLNAWRTPYGASIFQSKESSSVLSCDISRNNKYIVTGSGDKKATVYEVVY; encoded by the exons ATGTACCCCCAGGGAAGGCACCCG ACCCCGCTGCAGTCCGGCCAGCCTTTCAAGTTCTCAGTCCTGGAAATCTGTGACCGGATCAAAGAGGAATTCCAGTTTCTCCAAGCTCAATACCACAG CCTCAAGCTGGAGTGTGAGAAGCTGGCCAGCGAGAAGACAGAGATGCAGAGGCATTACGTGATG TACTACGAGATGTCCTACGGCCTCAACATTGAAATGCATAAACAG GCTGAAATTGTGAAACGGCTCAGTGCGATCTGTGCCCAGATG GTCCCGTTCCTCACACAGGAG CATCAGCAGCAGGTTCTCCAGGCCGTGGACCGAGCCAAGCAG CAGCAGAATCAGCTGCAGCCGCTGTCTCACGCCCCCCCTGCACCTCTCACCCCGCGCCCAGCCGGCCTGGTGGGCGCTGGGGCCTCGGGGCTGCTGGCCCTGTCCGGGGCGCTGGCTGCGCAGGCCCAGCTGGCGGCGGCGGCCAAGGAAGACCGCGTGGGTGTGGACGCGGAGGGGGCCAGAG TGGACAGGGCGGCGAGCAGG AGTGCTTCCCCATCCCCTCCGGAGAGTCTGGTGGAAGAGGAGCATCCTAGCGGCCGAGGTGGCAATGGGAAGCAGCAGAGAGCAGAAGACAGGGATCTCTCAGGACCTTAT GAAAGCGATGAAGACAAAAGTGATTATAACCTGGTGGTGGATGAG GACCAACCCTCAGAGCCGCCCAGCCCTGCGACCACCCCCTGTGGAAAGGCGCCCCTCTGCATTCCTGCCCGCAGGGACCTCGCCGACAGCCCAGCCTCCTTGGCCTCCAGTTTGGGCTCACCACTCCCCAGAAGCAAAGACCTAGCCCTG AATGACCTCCCCACAGGCACCCCTGCCTCCAGGTCTTGtggtccctccccaccccaggacGCGTCCACCCCAGGGCCCAGCTCTGCCGGTCACCTCTGTCAGCTGGCGGCTCAGCCGGCACCATCCACAGACAGCATTG CCCTGAGGAGTCCCCTGACCCTGTCCAGCCCCTTCACCTCGTCCTTCAGCCTGGGCTCCCACAGCACCCTCAACGGGGACCTCTCCATGCCCAGCTCCTATGTCAGCCTCCACCTGTCCCCCCAGGTCAGCAGCTCTGTCGTGTACGGACGCTCACCCCTG ATGGCATTTGAGTCACACCCGCATCTCCGAGGCTCATCCATCTCCTTGCCTGGCATTCCCGGGGCGAAGCC GGCCTACTCCTTCCACGTGTCTGCGGACGGCCAGATGCAGCCTGTGCCCTTCCCATCGGATGCGTTGGTGGGCACGGGCATCCCCCGCCACGCGCGGCAGCTGCACACGCTGGCCCACGGTGAGGTGGTGTGCGCCGTCACCATCAGTGGCTCCACACAGCACGTGTACACGGGCGGCAAAGGTTGCGTGAAGGTGTGGGACGTGGGCCAGCCGGGGAGCAAGACACCAGTGGCTCAGCTGGACTGCCTG AACCGCGACAACTACATCCGCTCCTGCAAGCTGCTGCCGGACGGGCAGAGTCTGATTGTGGGCGGTGAAGCCAGCACCCTGTCCATCTGGGACCTGGCAGCACCCACACCGCGCATCAAGGCGGAGCTGACCTCGTCCGCCCCGGCCTGCTATGCGCTGGCCGTCAGCCCCGACGCCAAGGTCTGCTTCTCCTGCTGCAGCGATGGCAACATCGTGGTGTGGGACCTGCAGAACCAGGCTATGGTCAG GCAATTCCAGGGCCACACGGACGGGGCCAGCTGCATAGACATATCGGACTACGGGACCCGGCTGTGGACTGGGGGCCTGGACAACACTGTGCGCTGCTGGGACCTGCGTGAGGGCCGCCAGCTTCAGCAACATGACTTCAGCTCCCAG ATTTTCTCCCTGGGCCACTGCCCCAACCAGGACTGGCTGGCCGTTGGAATGGAGAGCAGTCACGTGGAGGTCCTGCACGTGCGCAAACCGGAGAAGTACCAGCTCCGCCTCCACGAGAGCTGCGTCCTGTCACTCAAATTCGCTTCCTGTG GACGCTGGTTTGTGAGTACAGGCAAGGACAACTTGCTCAACGCCTGGAGGACACCCTATGGGGCCAGCATTTTTCAG TCCAAAGAGTCTTCCTCCGTGTTGAGCTGCGACATCTCCAGGAATAATAAATACATCGTGACAGGCTCAGGGGACAAGAAGGCCACTGTGTATGAGGTGGTGTACTGA
- the LOC118575807 gene encoding transducin-like enhancer protein 2 isoform X2, translating to MYPQGRHPTPLQSGQPFKFSVLEICDRIKEEFQFLQAQYHSLKLECEKLASEKTEMQRHYVMYYEMSYGLNIEMHKQAEIVKRLSAICAQMVPFLTQEHQQQVLQAVDRAKQVTVGELNSLLGQNQLQPLSHAPPAPLTPRPAGLVGAGASGLLALSGALAAQAQLAAAAKEDRVGVDAEGARVDRAASRSASPSPPESLVEEEHPSGRGGNGKQQRAEDRDLSGPYESDEDKSDYNLVVDEDQPSEPPSPATTPCGKAPLCIPARRDLADSPASLASSLGSPLPRSKDLALNDLPTGTPASRSCGPSPPQDASTPGPSSAGHLCQLAAQPAPSTDSIALRSPLTLSSPFTSSFSLGSHSTLNGDLSMPSSYVSLHLSPQVSSSVVYGRSPLMAFESHPHLRGSSISLPGIPGAKPAYSFHVSADGQMQPVPFPSDALVGTGIPRHARQLHTLAHGEVVCAVTISGSTQHVYTGGKGCVKVWDVGQPGSKTPVAQLDCLNRDNYIRSCKLLPDGQSLIVGGEASTLSIWDLAAPTPRIKAELTSSAPACYALAVSPDAKVCFSCCSDGNIVVWDLQNQAMVRQFQGHTDGASCIDISDYGTRLWTGGLDNTVRCWDLREGRQLQQHDFSSQIFSLGHCPNQDWLAVGMESSHVEVLHVRKPEKYQLRLHESCVLSLKFASCGRWFVSTGKDNLLNAWRTPYGASIFQSKESSSVLSCDISRNNKYIVTGSGDKKATVYEVVY from the exons ATGTACCCCCAGGGAAGGCACCCG ACCCCGCTGCAGTCCGGCCAGCCTTTCAAGTTCTCAGTCCTGGAAATCTGTGACCGGATCAAAGAGGAATTCCAGTTTCTCCAAGCTCAATACCACAG CCTCAAGCTGGAGTGTGAGAAGCTGGCCAGCGAGAAGACAGAGATGCAGAGGCATTACGTGATG TACTACGAGATGTCCTACGGCCTCAACATTGAAATGCATAAACAG GCTGAAATTGTGAAACGGCTCAGTGCGATCTGTGCCCAGATG GTCCCGTTCCTCACACAGGAG CATCAGCAGCAGGTTCTCCAGGCCGTGGACCGAGCCAAGCAGGTGACCGTGGGGGAACTGAACAGCCTCCTGGGG CAGAATCAGCTGCAGCCGCTGTCTCACGCCCCCCCTGCACCTCTCACCCCGCGCCCAGCCGGCCTGGTGGGCGCTGGGGCCTCGGGGCTGCTGGCCCTGTCCGGGGCGCTGGCTGCGCAGGCCCAGCTGGCGGCGGCGGCCAAGGAAGACCGCGTGGGTGTGGACGCGGAGGGGGCCAGAG TGGACAGGGCGGCGAGCAGG AGTGCTTCCCCATCCCCTCCGGAGAGTCTGGTGGAAGAGGAGCATCCTAGCGGCCGAGGTGGCAATGGGAAGCAGCAGAGAGCAGAAGACAGGGATCTCTCAGGACCTTAT GAAAGCGATGAAGACAAAAGTGATTATAACCTGGTGGTGGATGAG GACCAACCCTCAGAGCCGCCCAGCCCTGCGACCACCCCCTGTGGAAAGGCGCCCCTCTGCATTCCTGCCCGCAGGGACCTCGCCGACAGCCCAGCCTCCTTGGCCTCCAGTTTGGGCTCACCACTCCCCAGAAGCAAAGACCTAGCCCTG AATGACCTCCCCACAGGCACCCCTGCCTCCAGGTCTTGtggtccctccccaccccaggacGCGTCCACCCCAGGGCCCAGCTCTGCCGGTCACCTCTGTCAGCTGGCGGCTCAGCCGGCACCATCCACAGACAGCATTG CCCTGAGGAGTCCCCTGACCCTGTCCAGCCCCTTCACCTCGTCCTTCAGCCTGGGCTCCCACAGCACCCTCAACGGGGACCTCTCCATGCCCAGCTCCTATGTCAGCCTCCACCTGTCCCCCCAGGTCAGCAGCTCTGTCGTGTACGGACGCTCACCCCTG ATGGCATTTGAGTCACACCCGCATCTCCGAGGCTCATCCATCTCCTTGCCTGGCATTCCCGGGGCGAAGCC GGCCTACTCCTTCCACGTGTCTGCGGACGGCCAGATGCAGCCTGTGCCCTTCCCATCGGATGCGTTGGTGGGCACGGGCATCCCCCGCCACGCGCGGCAGCTGCACACGCTGGCCCACGGTGAGGTGGTGTGCGCCGTCACCATCAGTGGCTCCACACAGCACGTGTACACGGGCGGCAAAGGTTGCGTGAAGGTGTGGGACGTGGGCCAGCCGGGGAGCAAGACACCAGTGGCTCAGCTGGACTGCCTG AACCGCGACAACTACATCCGCTCCTGCAAGCTGCTGCCGGACGGGCAGAGTCTGATTGTGGGCGGTGAAGCCAGCACCCTGTCCATCTGGGACCTGGCAGCACCCACACCGCGCATCAAGGCGGAGCTGACCTCGTCCGCCCCGGCCTGCTATGCGCTGGCCGTCAGCCCCGACGCCAAGGTCTGCTTCTCCTGCTGCAGCGATGGCAACATCGTGGTGTGGGACCTGCAGAACCAGGCTATGGTCAG GCAATTCCAGGGCCACACGGACGGGGCCAGCTGCATAGACATATCGGACTACGGGACCCGGCTGTGGACTGGGGGCCTGGACAACACTGTGCGCTGCTGGGACCTGCGTGAGGGCCGCCAGCTTCAGCAACATGACTTCAGCTCCCAG ATTTTCTCCCTGGGCCACTGCCCCAACCAGGACTGGCTGGCCGTTGGAATGGAGAGCAGTCACGTGGAGGTCCTGCACGTGCGCAAACCGGAGAAGTACCAGCTCCGCCTCCACGAGAGCTGCGTCCTGTCACTCAAATTCGCTTCCTGTG GACGCTGGTTTGTGAGTACAGGCAAGGACAACTTGCTCAACGCCTGGAGGACACCCTATGGGGCCAGCATTTTTCAG TCCAAAGAGTCTTCCTCCGTGTTGAGCTGCGACATCTCCAGGAATAATAAATACATCGTGACAGGCTCAGGGGACAAGAAGGCCACTGTGTATGAGGTGGTGTACTGA